In a genomic window of Streptomyces koelreuteriae:
- a CDS encoding energy-coupling factor ABC transporter substrate-binding protein, with amino-acid sequence MNRNTKINGLLLLAVALLAVLPLALGLGDHKEEPFAGADAQAETAITEIDPDYKPWFSPLYEPPSGEIESALFALQAAIGAGVLAYYFGLRRGRRQGEERARQDTEETTGVTEGSGAEGA; translated from the coding sequence ATGAACCGGAACACGAAGATCAACGGCCTGCTGCTGCTCGCCGTGGCCCTGCTCGCGGTCCTGCCGCTCGCCCTCGGCCTCGGCGACCACAAGGAGGAGCCGTTCGCGGGCGCCGACGCCCAGGCGGAGACGGCGATCACCGAGATCGACCCGGACTACAAGCCCTGGTTCTCGCCGCTGTACGAGCCGCCGTCGGGTGAGATCGAGTCGGCGCTGTTCGCCCTGCAGGCGGCGATCGGCGCGGGCGTGCTCGCCTACTACTTCGGCCTGCGGCGCGGCCGCCGCCAGGGCGAGGAGCGGGCGCGGCAGGACACCGAGGAGACCACGGGCGTCACCGAGGGGTCCGGGGCCGAAGGGGCCTGA
- the cbiQ gene encoding cobalt ECF transporter T component CbiQ — protein MLPIDAAAHSSRWRRRHPVDKAVLGLGLTVLAISLPPWPGAALVLVTAVSLLLGPAGVPGRRLWRAYRVPLGFCVTGALTLLVQVGGPGSFVSLADDGPLRAGELLLRTSAASLGVLLFAFTTPMSDLLPRLVRAGVPAPVVDVALVTYRMSFLLLDSVRRIRDAQAARLGHTTRAATWRSLGGLGATAFVRAFDRAARLQAGLAGRGYDGTLRVLVPEARVSVRFTVASCALLATLAVLTLVLERPLT, from the coding sequence GTGCTGCCGATCGACGCGGCGGCGCACAGCAGTCGCTGGCGCCGCCGCCATCCCGTGGACAAGGCCGTGCTCGGTCTCGGCCTCACCGTGTTGGCCATCTCGCTGCCGCCCTGGCCGGGAGCGGCCCTGGTGCTGGTGACGGCCGTGTCCCTGCTGCTGGGGCCGGCCGGTGTGCCCGGCCGCCGGCTCTGGCGGGCCTACCGGGTGCCGCTGGGCTTCTGTGTGACCGGCGCCCTCACGCTGCTCGTCCAGGTCGGCGGGCCGGGGAGCTTCGTCTCCCTCGCGGACGACGGGCCCCTGCGGGCCGGGGAGTTGCTGCTGCGCACCTCGGCGGCCTCCCTCGGGGTGCTGCTGTTCGCCTTCACCACACCGATGTCCGACCTGCTGCCGCGCCTGGTCCGGGCGGGCGTCCCGGCGCCGGTCGTCGATGTCGCGCTCGTGACGTACCGCATGAGCTTTCTGCTGCTGGACTCCGTGCGCCGGATCCGCGACGCGCAGGCCGCCCGGCTCGGGCACACCACACGGGCCGCCACCTGGCGTTCGCTGGGCGGACTCGGCGCCACCGCGTTCGTCCGGGCCTTCGACCGGGCGGCCCGCCTCCAGGCCGGTCTCGCCGGGCGCGGCTACGACGGAACCCTGCGGGTCCTGGTGCCCGAGGCCCGTGTCTCCGTCCGCTTCACGGTCGCCAGTTGCGCGCTCCTCGCGACGCTGGCCGTCCTCACCCTCGTACTGGAAAGGCCGCTGACATGA
- a CDS encoding ABC transporter permease subunit — translation MAALVGAIGLLPWLSRTDPALTVLKARSADRDPTPETLRAIRDQLGLDDGPLTLLGRWLGGLLHGDAGTSWVSGGQVLPGVVQGLGASLLLVSGALVVAAGTVAAVCARTLRLGSRGRLAARGTGGTASAVLAALPEFLVASVLASVIGVQLGWLPALGWYGPQWMVLPSLALGLPAGAILGRMLDDLLPGAFAEPWALAAAARGIPPKSVARQAVRRCVPGLLPNLGLFVVGLTGGSVAVEQIFDIPGLGRLTLHAALAQDLPVLQTGTLALVLVAAVAGVLARLSARLLIGPALRDGALHSLHGAGPSERRALPLLYAALLAAVIGFGLPRDPLALDTLARLRAPSLAHPFGTDALGRDVLARVSHGALTTLGIALAVSAAALLVGLLLGLLPRLSGPLVDTVSAVPPVLAGLLVAGVAGSGPWTPAFAVGVLAWSPLAAHTSSLLRQERATTHLAATRALGAGRWYLLWHELLPAVLSPVTRHALLRLPGVALSLAALGFLGLGAQPPSPEWGLLLAENQPYAERAPWAVLFPAAVLALLGALAVTAAGGVRLPRRRGRPEGPAGPPGERVMPPQRRRDSADALLAPVSTSPTEER, via the coding sequence ATGGCCGCCCTGGTGGGCGCGATCGGCCTGCTGCCATGGCTGTCGCGCACCGACCCGGCGCTGACCGTGCTCAAGGCCCGCTCGGCCGACCGTGACCCGACGCCCGAGACGCTGCGCGCCATCCGCGACCAACTCGGGCTGGACGACGGCCCGCTGACGCTGCTCGGCCGCTGGCTGGGCGGGCTGCTGCACGGGGACGCGGGCACCTCGTGGGTGTCCGGCGGCCAGGTGCTGCCGGGCGTCGTGCAGGGGCTCGGCGCGTCATTGCTGCTGGTGTCCGGGGCCCTGGTGGTCGCGGCGGGCACCGTCGCCGCGGTGTGCGCCCGCACACTCCGGCTCGGCTCGCGGGGGCGGCTCGCCGCCCGCGGCACCGGCGGCACCGCGTCGGCCGTGCTGGCCGCGCTGCCCGAGTTCCTCGTCGCCTCGGTGCTGGCCTCGGTGATCGGCGTCCAGCTCGGCTGGCTGCCCGCGCTCGGCTGGTACGGGCCGCAGTGGATGGTGCTGCCGTCGCTGGCCCTCGGCCTGCCCGCCGGGGCGATCCTCGGACGGATGCTGGACGACCTGCTGCCCGGCGCCTTCGCCGAGCCGTGGGCCCTGGCCGCCGCGGCACGCGGCATCCCGCCGAAGTCCGTGGCACGGCAGGCGGTGCGCCGCTGCGTGCCCGGACTGCTGCCCAATCTGGGCCTGTTCGTGGTCGGCCTGACCGGCGGCTCGGTCGCCGTCGAGCAGATCTTCGACATCCCGGGCCTGGGCCGGCTCACCCTGCACGCCGCCCTCGCCCAGGACCTGCCCGTCCTGCAGACCGGCACCCTCGCCCTCGTCCTGGTCGCGGCCGTCGCCGGTGTCCTCGCCCGGCTGTCGGCCCGGCTGCTCATCGGGCCCGCGCTGCGCGACGGCGCCCTGCACTCCCTGCACGGCGCAGGCCCGTCCGAGCGCCGCGCCCTGCCCCTGCTGTACGCGGCGCTGCTCGCCGCCGTCATCGGGTTCGGCCTGCCGCGCGACCCGCTCGCCCTGGACACCCTCGCCCGGCTGCGGGCCCCCTCGCTTGCGCACCCGTTCGGGACGGACGCGCTCGGCCGGGACGTCCTCGCCCGGGTCTCCCACGGCGCGCTGACCACCCTCGGCATCGCCCTCGCGGTGAGCGCCGCCGCGCTCCTCGTGGGGCTGCTGCTGGGGCTGCTGCCGAGGCTGTCCGGGCCGCTGGTCGACACCGTCAGTGCCGTGCCGCCCGTCCTGGCGGGACTGCTCGTCGCCGGTGTCGCGGGCAGCGGGCCCTGGACGCCCGCGTTCGCCGTGGGTGTCCTCGCCTGGTCCCCGCTGGCCGCCCACACGTCCTCCCTGCTGCGGCAGGAACGCGCCACCACGCATCTGGCCGCGACCCGGGCGCTGGGCGCCGGCCGCTGGTATCTGCTCTGGCACGAACTGCTGCCCGCCGTGCTGTCGCCGGTGACCCGGCACGCCCTGCTCCGGCTGCCCGGTGTCGCGCTGAGCCTCGCCGCCCTCGGCTTCCTGGGCCTGGGCGCCCAGCCGCCGTCCCCCGAGTGGGGTCTGCTGCTCGCCGAGAACCAGCCGTACGCCGAGCGCGCCCCGTGGGCCGTCCTCTTCCCCGCCGCCGTCCTCGCCCTGCTGGGGGCGCTCGCGGTCACGGCCGCGGGCGGCGTACGGCTGCCCCGGCGGCGTGGGCGGCCCGAGGGCCCGGCCGGGCCGCCCGGGGAGCGGGTCATGCCCCCGCAGCGGCGGCGGGACAGCGCCGACGCCCTCCTGGCCCCCGTGTCCACCTCACCGACAGAAGAGCGATGA
- a CDS encoding serine/threonine-protein kinase, which yields MLLAGRYRLDVEIGRGGMGEVWRAYDETLARAVAVKLLLPQDTDVTAASRFRLEAQTAGRLNHPHLVGVLDFGEYDNRLYLVMELVEGDSLAGVLAASGALPAERVADLAAQAAAGLAAAHAQGIVHRDIKPANLLLDAHGTLKIGDFGIARFLDDPGAALTATGQIVGTGLYLAPERALGQPAGPASDMYSLGCLLYQLLSGRPPFQADTAVALLHQHLDSAPVPPRELGVAGLPPAFENYLLGLLAKQPEDRPTAQRTAEWFGGGAWRGLPEPLPEAAPPVTSAAPRPYPAAETRNPATYALPGAPGLRTGRTPQAGRARRAAPRAAPDNRRKAAATVAAAALFAAAMLAGMLWFSPDDTATEGTEPDASPSASSPVATPSAGSASPLSSAPAADTAPDATVPAAGTVADITPSTSAPAPPTPVEATPSPTTPAQETADASRKADKPRQEKPRRTWEDGDDDDDGGDD from the coding sequence GTGCTGCTAGCGGGCCGCTACCGGCTGGATGTTGAGATCGGGCGCGGTGGAATGGGAGAGGTCTGGCGCGCGTACGACGAGACGCTCGCCAGGGCGGTGGCCGTCAAGCTGCTGCTGCCCCAGGACACCGATGTCACGGCGGCTTCCCGGTTCCGTCTGGAGGCACAGACCGCCGGGCGCCTCAACCACCCCCATCTGGTCGGTGTCCTGGACTTCGGCGAGTACGACAACCGGCTGTACCTGGTGATGGAACTGGTCGAGGGCGACAGCCTCGCCGGGGTGCTGGCCGCCTCCGGGGCGCTGCCGGCCGAGCGGGTGGCCGATCTCGCCGCGCAGGCCGCCGCGGGGCTCGCCGCCGCCCACGCGCAGGGCATCGTCCACCGTGACATCAAGCCCGCCAACCTGCTGCTGGACGCCCACGGCACGCTGAAGATCGGCGACTTCGGCATCGCCCGCTTCCTCGACGACCCCGGCGCCGCGCTCACCGCCACCGGCCAGATCGTCGGCACCGGCCTCTATCTCGCGCCCGAACGCGCCCTGGGCCAGCCCGCCGGACCCGCCTCCGACATGTACTCCCTGGGGTGTCTGCTCTACCAACTCCTCAGCGGCCGGCCACCGTTCCAGGCGGACACCGCCGTCGCGCTCCTCCACCAGCACCTCGATTCCGCGCCCGTACCGCCCCGTGAGCTCGGTGTCGCCGGGCTCCCGCCGGCCTTCGAGAACTATCTGCTCGGCCTGCTCGCCAAGCAGCCCGAGGACCGGCCCACCGCCCAGCGGACCGCCGAGTGGTTCGGCGGCGGTGCCTGGCGGGGACTGCCCGAGCCGCTGCCGGAGGCCGCGCCCCCGGTGACGTCCGCCGCGCCGAGGCCGTACCCGGCCGCCGAGACCCGCAACCCGGCCACCTACGCGCTGCCCGGCGCCCCTGGGCTGCGCACCGGGCGCACACCCCAGGCCGGCCGTGCGCGCCGCGCCGCGCCCCGGGCCGCCCCCGACAACCGGCGCAAAGCGGCGGCGACGGTCGCCGCGGCGGCGCTCTTCGCCGCCGCGATGCTCGCCGGCATGCTGTGGTTCTCGCCCGACGACACCGCGACGGAGGGCACGGAGCCCGACGCGTCGCCCTCCGCGAGCAGTCCCGTCGCCACGCCGTCCGCCGGCTCCGCCTCGCCGCTCTCTTCCGCTCCGGCGGCGGACACGGCTCCGGACGCCACCGTTCCGGCCGCCGGCACAGTGGCCGATATCACCCCGTCCACCAGCGCACCCGCTCCCCCGACCCCCGTCGAAGCGACGCCCAGCCCCACGACACCGGCCCAGGAGACGGCCGACGCATCGCGAAAGGCGGACAAACCCCGGCAGGAGAAGCCCCGTCGGACCTGGGAAGACGGCGACGACGATGACGACGGGGGCGACGACTGA
- a CDS encoding class I SAM-dependent methyltransferase, whose translation MVVGWEWDDTLFAGTAAYYERGRLPYAPGLADALAEELRLDGRGRLLDVGCGPGTIALSLVRLFGEVVGVDPDSGMIAEAGRGAAAREVGARTRWVRARAEDLPAGLGTFDVATFGQSFHWMDRDLVAATVRDMLRPGGALVHIADLKTEPRTVDGMPHPAVPYADVGDLVKRYLGPVRRAGRGVLTQGTPGAEDEVLARAGFSGPRRLVVPGGQVLERTHDDVVAWVFSMSFSAPHLFEGRRDDFETELRLLLREAAPSGRFSERAPSTEVFVWRTGPAV comes from the coding sequence ATGGTGGTCGGCTGGGAGTGGGACGACACGCTGTTCGCGGGGACCGCCGCCTACTACGAGCGGGGGCGGCTGCCCTACGCACCCGGGCTGGCGGACGCGCTCGCCGAGGAGTTGCGGCTCGACGGACGGGGGCGCCTCCTGGACGTGGGCTGCGGGCCCGGCACCATCGCCCTGAGCCTCGTGCGTCTGTTCGGCGAGGTCGTCGGGGTGGACCCCGACAGCGGGATGATCGCCGAAGCCGGGCGCGGGGCCGCCGCCCGGGAAGTGGGCGCCAGGACCCGCTGGGTGCGGGCGCGGGCCGAGGACCTGCCCGCGGGGCTCGGCACGTTCGACGTCGCGACCTTCGGCCAGTCCTTCCACTGGATGGACCGTGACCTGGTGGCCGCGACCGTCCGGGACATGCTCCGCCCCGGCGGGGCCCTCGTGCACATCGCGGACCTGAAGACCGAGCCCCGGACCGTCGACGGCATGCCGCACCCGGCGGTCCCCTACGCGGACGTGGGCGACCTGGTGAAGCGGTACCTCGGGCCCGTGCGACGAGCGGGCCGCGGGGTGCTGACGCAGGGGACACCGGGCGCGGAGGACGAGGTGCTCGCCCGGGCGGGCTTCTCCGGGCCCCGGCGTCTCGTCGTCCCCGGCGGGCAGGTGCTGGAGCGGACCCACGACGATGTCGTCGCCTGGGTGTTCTCCATGTCGTTCTCGGCGCCGCATCTCTTCGAAGGGCGCCGGGACGACTTCGAGACGGAGCTACGGCTGCTGCTGCGCGAGGCCGCGCCCTCGGGCCGGTTCTCCGAGCGGGCACCGAGCACCGAGGTCTTCGTGTGGCGGACGGGCCCGGCCGTCTGA
- a CDS encoding carbonic anhydrase family protein codes for MSLTAPAPSALGTALSQSPVDIRPQAIDVSALPPLRLRHPGRLSLRLSFERPKRHRPDCLRPEEGSVKAEPPLGQDCLMSIGDATYHLEDIHWHTPSEHTVGGVVFPMEQHLKYARTTGDGDRDGAGAKEYAVLGVFLHPGDANGSLDRLLESARRSEEHWDVPDVEIDTLLPPCTESYRYVGSTTTCPYTTGVRWTVLTHPVQASAAALEHYRSLFPEGNAREVQPLGKRRIAGDSHRWW; via the coding sequence GTGTCCCTGACCGCCCCTGCCCCCTCCGCCCTCGGCACCGCTCTGTCCCAGAGCCCGGTCGACATCCGTCCGCAGGCCATCGATGTCTCGGCCCTGCCACCCCTGCGCCTGCGCCATCCGGGGCGACTCTCCCTGCGGCTCAGCTTCGAGCGGCCGAAGCGGCACCGGCCCGACTGCCTCCGGCCCGAGGAGGGCTCGGTGAAGGCCGAGCCGCCGCTCGGACAGGACTGCCTGATGAGCATCGGCGACGCCACGTACCACCTGGAGGACATCCACTGGCACACGCCGTCCGAGCACACCGTCGGCGGGGTGGTGTTCCCGATGGAACAGCACCTGAAGTACGCCCGGACGACCGGGGACGGGGACAGGGACGGGGCCGGTGCGAAGGAGTACGCGGTGCTCGGCGTGTTCCTCCACCCGGGCGACGCCAACGGCTCACTGGACCGGCTGCTGGAGTCCGCCCGCCGGAGCGAAGAGCACTGGGACGTGCCCGATGTGGAGATCGACACCCTGCTGCCGCCCTGCACCGAGTCCTACCGCTACGTCGGATCCACCACGACCTGCCCCTACACCACCGGCGTGCGCTGGACCGTCCTGACCCATCCGGTCCAGGCGTCCGCCGCCGCGCTGGAGCACTACCGGAGCCTCTTCCCCGAGGGCAACGCGCGCGAGGTGCAGCCGCTCGGGAAGCGGCGCATCGCCGGGGACAGCCATCGGTGGTGGTGA
- a CDS encoding energy-coupling factor ABC transporter permease, with protein MHIAEGFLPPAHAVAWGAASAPFVVHGVRSLTREVREHPESTLLLGASGAFTFVLSALKLPSVTGSCSHPTGTGLGAILFRPPIMAVLGTITLLFQALLLAHGGLTTLGANVFSMAIVGPWAGYAVYKLLRRYDVPLMVAVFFGAFFADLSTYCVTSVQLALAFPDPGSGFVGALGKFGTIFAVTQIPLAVSEGLLTVLVMRLLVQSSKGELTRLGVLVTGGRKEKKTAAESEAVA; from the coding sequence ATGCACATAGCCGAGGGTTTTCTGCCGCCGGCACACGCGGTCGCCTGGGGCGCCGCGTCGGCGCCGTTCGTCGTCCACGGAGTCCGGTCGCTCACCCGTGAGGTGCGTGAGCACCCCGAGAGCACCCTGCTCCTGGGTGCCTCCGGTGCCTTCACGTTCGTCCTGTCCGCTCTGAAACTGCCGTCGGTCACCGGCAGTTGCTCCCACCCCACCGGAACGGGCCTGGGAGCCATCCTGTTCCGGCCACCCATCATGGCGGTGCTGGGCACCATCACCCTGCTCTTCCAGGCGCTGCTGCTCGCCCACGGCGGTCTGACCACGCTCGGCGCCAACGTCTTCTCCATGGCGATCGTCGGGCCCTGGGCCGGATACGCCGTGTACAAGCTGCTGCGGCGCTACGACGTGCCGCTGATGGTCGCGGTCTTCTTCGGGGCGTTCTTCGCCGACCTGTCCACCTACTGCGTCACCAGCGTGCAGCTGGCGCTCGCCTTCCCCGACCCGGGCAGCGGGTTCGTGGGCGCGCTCGGCAAGTTCGGCACCATCTTCGCCGTCACCCAGATCCCGCTCGCGGTGAGCGAGGGCCTGCTGACGGTGCTCGTGATGCGGCTGCTGGTGCAGTCCAGCAAGGGTGAACTGACCCGGCTGGGTGTGCTGGTGACCGGCGGGCGCAAGGAGAAGAAGACGGCGGCCGAGTCCGAGGCGGTGGCGTGA
- a CDS encoding MDR family MFS transporter, which yields MTDPASRVPARRSARTPKTPRESTWRLWKELSPLLRLLILTQLAFNIGFYAVLPFLAEHLGTAIGMAGWLVGFVLGLRTFSQQGLFVVGGWLVDRFGVRPVVLAGCALRIAGFAWLGYAEASWAVIGAVLVIGFAAALFSPAVESEVARQAVVWEEEGHGSRTRLLALFSVAGQAGAFVGPLLGGLLLAVDFRTACLAGAAVFVLVLAGHLWLMPQHIPGRVRTRERGGARLLLRNRRFLALCGAYGSYLLAYNQLYLALPDEVQRAAGSQAPLSWLFALSSVLVVFTQLPVTRWAGDRLDLRRSMTAGLLLIAAGFAVVAAARPAGWTDLAGLLPAAGFVVLLTVGQMLVVPAARAWVPDLAEEGRIGLYMGALSSVSGLIVLAGSAATGSLLDLGLPAAVPWLLLAAVPALTVALLPRREERAEEADAAA from the coding sequence ATGACCGACCCCGCCTCCCGCGTGCCGGCCCGCCGGTCCGCCCGTACGCCCAAGACCCCGCGTGAGAGCACCTGGCGGCTCTGGAAGGAGCTGTCGCCGCTGCTGCGGCTGCTGATCCTCACCCAGCTCGCCTTCAACATCGGCTTCTACGCCGTCCTGCCGTTCCTCGCCGAGCACCTCGGCACCGCGATCGGCATGGCGGGCTGGCTGGTCGGGTTCGTGCTCGGGCTGCGCACCTTCAGCCAGCAGGGGCTGTTCGTGGTCGGCGGCTGGCTCGTCGACCGGTTCGGGGTGCGGCCCGTCGTGCTGGCCGGCTGTGCGCTGCGGATCGCCGGGTTCGCGTGGCTGGGGTACGCGGAGGCGAGCTGGGCCGTGATCGGCGCCGTGCTGGTGATCGGTTTCGCCGCCGCGCTGTTCTCCCCCGCCGTGGAGTCCGAGGTGGCCCGCCAGGCGGTGGTCTGGGAGGAGGAGGGACACGGCTCGCGCACGCGTCTCCTCGCCCTGTTCAGCGTCGCGGGGCAGGCCGGGGCCTTCGTCGGGCCGCTGCTCGGCGGACTGCTGCTCGCCGTCGACTTCCGCACCGCGTGCCTCGCCGGCGCGGCGGTCTTCGTCCTCGTGCTGGCCGGGCATCTGTGGCTGATGCCGCAGCACATCCCGGGCCGGGTCCGCACCCGGGAGCGGGGCGGGGCGCGCCTGCTGCTGCGCAACCGCCGCTTCCTGGCCCTGTGCGGCGCGTACGGCTCGTACCTGCTCGCCTACAACCAGCTCTATCTGGCCCTGCCGGACGAGGTGCAGCGCGCGGCGGGCTCCCAGGCGCCGTTGTCCTGGCTGTTCGCGCTGTCCTCGGTGCTGGTGGTGTTCACCCAGCTGCCGGTGACCCGCTGGGCGGGCGACCGGCTGGACCTGCGCCGCTCCATGACGGCGGGGCTGCTGCTGATCGCGGCCGGTTTCGCGGTGGTGGCCGCGGCGCGCCCCGCCGGGTGGACGGACCTCGCCGGGCTGCTGCCCGCCGCGGGCTTCGTCGTACTGCTCACCGTGGGACAGATGCTGGTCGTGCCCGCCGCCCGCGCCTGGGTGCCCGACCTCGCCGAGGAGGGCCGGATCGGCCTCTACATGGGCGCGCTGTCCTCCGTCTCGGGCCTGATCGTCCTGGCCGGCAGCGCGGCCACCGGCTCCCTTCTCGACCTCGGCCTCCCGGCCGCCGTGCCCTGGCTGCTCCTCGCGGCCGTACCGGCCCTGACGGTGGCTCTGCTGCCGCGCCGGGAGGAGCGGGCCGAGGAGGCGGACGCGGCGGCCTGA
- a CDS encoding GNAT family N-acetyltransferase, translating into MHDYSIREATPADIDGARVVMLDAVYRDFDTGYVPTWHADIIDPVPFYVEPPRHTLLVAVDERDGTVAATGALDARGPAHPPNPRWLAERYPSGETAQLRRLYVSPAHRRRGLARRLVEGLVDFARADGGYRSLYLHTYPHSPGALGLWRTLGKVVCDEREEVPGGGNGVVHFEIPFA; encoded by the coding sequence ATGCACGACTACAGCATCAGGGAAGCCACGCCTGCGGACATCGACGGGGCACGGGTGGTGATGCTGGACGCCGTGTACCGCGACTTCGACACCGGCTATGTGCCGACCTGGCACGCCGACATCATCGACCCGGTGCCGTTCTACGTCGAACCGCCGCGGCACACCCTCCTGGTGGCCGTGGACGAGCGGGACGGGACGGTGGCGGCCACCGGGGCGCTGGACGCGCGCGGCCCGGCCCATCCGCCGAACCCGCGCTGGCTGGCCGAGCGGTACCCCTCGGGCGAGACCGCGCAACTGCGGCGGCTGTACGTGAGCCCCGCGCACCGGCGGCGCGGACTGGCCCGGCGGCTGGTCGAGGGTCTGGTCGACTTCGCCCGGGCCGACGGCGGGTACCGGTCCCTCTATCTGCACACGTATCCGCACTCGCCCGGCGCGCTGGGCCTGTGGCGGACGCTGGGCAAGGTGGTGTGCGACGAGCGGGAGGAAGTGCCCGGCGGCGGCAACGGCGTGGTGCACTTCGAGATTCCCTTCGCCTGA
- a CDS encoding nuclear transport factor 2 family protein, with the protein MNQGPGAAAQEPGEDTVREFAGLVKDWAAAIVANDPARIAGFMADEWVIVSESGIDPKERFLSLVESGDLTHSAMDLRTRPRVRVYGDTAVVTGRVTNTAHYQGERYDADEWTTDVFVKRDGRWRCVLSQITSAAPGTTSAAPG; encoded by the coding sequence ATGAACCAAGGTCCCGGTGCGGCGGCTCAGGAACCCGGCGAGGACACCGTCCGCGAGTTCGCCGGTCTGGTGAAGGACTGGGCGGCCGCGATCGTCGCCAACGACCCCGCCCGCATCGCGGGCTTCATGGCGGACGAGTGGGTGATCGTCTCCGAGTCGGGGATCGACCCGAAGGAGAGGTTTCTCTCCCTCGTGGAGTCCGGGGACCTCACCCACTCCGCGATGGACCTCAGGACCCGGCCGAGGGTCCGCGTCTACGGCGACACGGCCGTGGTCACCGGACGGGTCACCAACACGGCCCACTACCAGGGCGAGCGCTACGACGCCGACGAGTGGACGACGGACGTGTTCGTGAAGCGGGACGGGCGCTGGCGGTGCGTGCTGAGCCAGATCACCTCGGCGGCCCCCGGAACCACATCAGCGGCCCCTGGATGA
- a CDS encoding SDR family NAD(P)-dependent oxidoreductase, with protein MTTQATSSTQTYLSELFSLEGRVAVVTGGSSGIGRAITGALARAGASVVVVARGEAGLAATVEELTAQGCRAAWVSADLSTREGVRTAAERAVEAFGEPDILVNSAGINLRPPMDELTEDVWDLTMAVNLEAPFLLGQRFGPGMAERGFGRILHISSQQAHRAFVQSGAYGASKGGLESLARSQAEAWSPRGVTCNVLVPGFVMTALNKRLSSDPEKVAALAERTLIGRNGLAEDFAGAAVFLASPASAYVTGQSVYVDGGMSVH; from the coding sequence ATGACGACACAAGCCACCAGCTCAACGCAGACGTATCTCTCCGAGTTGTTCTCCCTGGAAGGCCGCGTCGCGGTGGTCACCGGTGGCAGTTCCGGTATCGGTCGCGCCATCACGGGCGCCCTCGCCCGCGCCGGCGCGAGTGTGGTGGTCGTGGCTCGCGGCGAGGCCGGACTGGCCGCGACGGTGGAGGAGTTGACGGCTCAGGGCTGTCGCGCCGCGTGGGTCAGCGCGGACCTGAGCACGCGCGAGGGTGTGCGGACGGCCGCCGAGCGGGCGGTCGAGGCGTTCGGGGAGCCCGACATCCTCGTCAACAGCGCCGGGATCAATCTGCGCCCGCCGATGGACGAACTCACCGAGGACGTCTGGGACCTGACGATGGCCGTGAACCTGGAGGCGCCCTTCCTGCTGGGGCAGCGCTTCGGCCCGGGCATGGCGGAGCGCGGGTTCGGGCGGATCCTGCACATCAGCTCGCAGCAGGCGCACCGGGCGTTCGTGCAGAGCGGGGCGTACGGCGCCTCCAAGGGCGGACTGGAGTCGCTGGCGCGTTCCCAGGCCGAGGCGTGGTCGCCGCGCGGTGTCACCTGCAACGTCCTGGTGCCGGGCTTCGTCATGACGGCGCTCAACAAGCGCCTGTCGTCGGACCCGGAGAAGGTGGCCGCCCTCGCCGAGCGCACGCTGATCGGGCGGAACGGCCTGGCCGAGGACTTCGCGGGCGCGGCCGTGTTCCTGGCGAGCCCGGCGTCCGCCTACGTCACCGGGCAGTCGGTCTACGTCGACGGAGGGATGTCCGTCCACTGA
- a CDS encoding VOC family protein: MITTEFAPGSPCWLDLGAPDVRTAAAFYGAVLGWDYESMGESEDFEGGMFRKDGKIVAGLGKLTEEGARSAWMLYYSVADADATTKAVEQSGGTVRVAPMDLEEWGRMAQYTDPQGGQFAVWQPGTSKGLDLVDEPGSLSWTELMTTDAAAARAFYGGLFDWQFSDMPMPGDAGMYTLITPAGLPEDRMHGGLVELRPEDLDLTDGRPYWHPVFAVADCDAAVAKVREYGGSVQMGPEDMEGVGRLAVCLDPAKADFVVLAPSEA; the protein is encoded by the coding sequence ATGATCACCACGGAGTTCGCCCCCGGTTCCCCCTGTTGGCTCGACCTCGGCGCTCCGGACGTCCGGACCGCCGCCGCCTTCTACGGCGCCGTGCTCGGGTGGGACTACGAGTCCATGGGCGAGAGCGAGGACTTCGAGGGCGGGATGTTCCGGAAGGACGGCAAGATCGTCGCCGGGCTCGGCAAGCTCACCGAGGAGGGAGCGCGCTCGGCCTGGATGCTCTACTACAGCGTCGCCGACGCGGACGCCACGACGAAGGCCGTGGAGCAGTCGGGCGGCACCGTGCGCGTCGCGCCGATGGACCTCGAGGAATGGGGCCGGATGGCGCAGTACACCGACCCGCAGGGAGGCCAGTTCGCCGTCTGGCAGCCGGGGACTTCCAAGGGCCTCGACCTCGTCGACGAGCCGGGTTCGCTGTCCTGGACGGAGTTGATGACGACGGACGCGGCGGCCGCGCGGGCGTTCTACGGCGGACTCTTCGACTGGCAGTTCAGCGACATGCCGATGCCGGGCGACGCGGGCATGTACACCCTGATCACCCCCGCCGGGCTGCCCGAGGACCGGATGCACGGCGGCCTCGTGGAGCTCCGCCCGGAGGACCTGGATCTGACGGACGGGCGGCCTTACTGGCACCCGGTCTTCGCCGTCGCCGACTGCGACGCCGCCGTGGCCAAGGTCAGGGAGTACGGCGGCAGCGTGCAGATGGGGCCCGAGGACATGGAGGGCGTCGGCCGGCTGGCCGTCTGTCTCGACCCGGCGAAGGCGGACTTCGTGGTGCTCGCTCCGTCCGAGGCCTGA